Proteins from a genomic interval of Streptomyces sp. NBC_01445:
- the rpmE gene encoding 50S ribosomal protein L31 produces MKRDIHPEYVETQVSCTCGASFTTRSTISSGTVRAEVCSECHPFYTGKQKILDTGGRVARFEARFGKAAAANK; encoded by the coding sequence TTGAAGCGCGACATCCACCCCGAGTACGTCGAGACGCAGGTCAGCTGCACCTGTGGCGCGTCGTTCACCACCCGTAGCACCATCTCGTCCGGCACTGTCCGTGCCGAGGTCTGCTCCGAGTGCCACCCGTTCTACACGGGCAAGCAGAAGATCCTCGACACCGGTGGCCGCGTGGCCCGCTTCGAGGCCCGCTTCGGCAAGGCTGCTGCCGCCAACAAGTAG
- the rho gene encoding transcription termination factor Rho has translation MSDTTDLMGVNADSSAAAPSAAADASAAPAAGASGSRRRRGTGLDGMVLAELQQVASGLGIRGTARMRKSQLIEVIKEAQAGGGAPAKSADTNETKPKRRATSKARTGDEAVANGTEAPAKATKAEDAKAAKAAAQQQIDIPGQPASDDKGGERRRRRATSEAGSPETVTAEAKTETRTDTQGEAKGDAGDGGAEGRRERRDRRDRGDRGDRGGDRGERGGRDRGDRRGKGDEQGKEQGGNRQPQGGGRQDRQRDNGPQDDFDDEGGRRGRRGRYRDRRGRRGRDEAGFGNEVQVSEDDVLIPVAGILDILDNYAFIRTSGYLPGPNDVYVSLAQVRKNGLRKGDHVTGAVRQPKDGERREKFNALVRLDSANGMAAESGRGRPEFNKLTPLYPQDRLRLETDPGILTTRIIDLVSPIGKGQRGLIVAPPKTGKTMILQAVANAITVNSPECHLMVVLVDERPEEVTDMQRSVKGEVISSTFDRPAEDHTTVAELAIERAKRLVELGHDVVVLLDSITRLGRAYNLAAPASGRILSGGVDSTALYPPKRFFGAARNIEDGGSLTILATALVDTGSRMDEVIFEEFKGTGNMELKLDRKLSDKRIFPAVDVDASSTRKEEILLNAEELAIVWKLRRVLHALDSQQAIELLLDKMKQTKSNAEFLMQIAKTTPTPGNGND, from the coding sequence GTGAGCGACACCACCGATCTGATGGGCGTGAACGCCGACAGCTCCGCTGCCGCGCCCTCCGCCGCTGCGGATGCCTCTGCTGCGCCTGCCGCCGGTGCTTCGGGCTCCCGTCGGCGCCGCGGTACCGGCCTCGACGGCATGGTGCTGGCCGAGCTCCAGCAGGTCGCATCGGGCCTCGGCATCAGGGGCACCGCGCGTATGCGCAAGAGCCAGTTGATCGAGGTCATCAAGGAGGCGCAGGCCGGGGGAGGCGCTCCCGCGAAGAGCGCCGACACCAACGAGACCAAGCCGAAGCGCCGCGCCACCTCCAAGGCGCGCACCGGTGACGAGGCCGTGGCGAACGGCACCGAGGCCCCGGCGAAGGCCACCAAGGCCGAGGACGCCAAGGCCGCGAAGGCCGCCGCTCAGCAGCAGATCGACATCCCCGGTCAGCCTGCGAGCGACGACAAGGGCGGCGAGCGTCGTCGCCGCCGTGCCACCTCGGAGGCCGGCAGCCCCGAGACCGTCACCGCCGAGGCGAAGACCGAGACCCGCACCGACACCCAGGGCGAGGCCAAGGGCGACGCCGGTGACGGTGGCGCCGAGGGCCGGCGCGAGCGTCGTGACCGTCGTGACCGCGGTGACCGCGGTGACCGTGGCGGCGACCGCGGTGAGCGCGGCGGCCGTGACCGCGGCGACCGCCGTGGCAAGGGCGACGAGCAGGGCAAGGAGCAGGGCGGAAACCGTCAGCCGCAGGGCGGCGGACGCCAGGACCGTCAGCGGGACAACGGTCCGCAGGACGACTTCGACGACGAGGGTGGCCGCCGCGGCCGCCGTGGCCGCTACCGCGACCGACGTGGTCGTCGTGGCCGCGACGAGGCCGGCTTCGGCAACGAGGTGCAGGTCTCCGAGGACGACGTCCTGATCCCCGTCGCGGGCATCCTGGACATCCTCGACAACTACGCGTTCATCCGGACCTCGGGCTACCTGCCCGGCCCGAACGACGTGTACGTGTCCCTCGCCCAGGTCCGCAAGAACGGCCTGCGCAAGGGTGACCACGTCACCGGCGCGGTCCGCCAGCCCAAGGACGGCGAGCGCCGCGAGAAGTTCAACGCGCTGGTCCGTCTCGACTCGGCCAACGGCATGGCGGCCGAATCCGGGCGCGGGCGGCCGGAGTTCAACAAGCTGACGCCGCTCTACCCGCAGGACCGGCTCCGTCTGGAGACCGACCCGGGCATCCTGACCACCCGCATCATCGACCTCGTGTCGCCGATCGGTAAGGGCCAGCGAGGCCTGATCGTGGCCCCGCCGAAGACCGGCAAGACCATGATCCTGCAGGCGGTCGCCAACGCGATCACCGTCAACAGCCCCGAGTGCCACCTGATGGTCGTCCTGGTCGACGAGCGTCCGGAAGAGGTCACCGACATGCAGCGGTCGGTGAAGGGCGAGGTCATCTCCTCGACCTTCGACCGCCCGGCCGAGGACCACACCACGGTCGCCGAGCTCGCCATCGAGCGCGCCAAGCGTCTCGTGGAGCTCGGTCACGACGTGGTCGTCCTGCTCGACTCCATCACGCGTCTGGGCCGTGCCTACAACCTGGCGGCGCCGGCCTCCGGCCGCATCCTGTCCGGTGGTGTCGACTCGACCGCGCTCTACCCGCCGAAGCGCTTCTTCGGTGCGGCGCGCAACATCGAGGACGGCGGCTCGCTGACCATTCTCGCCACCGCGCTGGTCGACACCGGCTCGCGCATGGACGAGGTGATCTTCGAGGAGTTCAAGGGCACCGGCAACATGGAGCTCAAGCTCGACCGCAAGCTCTCCGACAAGCGCATCTTCCCGGCGGTGGACGTCGACGCGTCCTCCACCCGTAAGGAAGAGATCCTGCTCAACGCGGAAGAGCTGGCGATCGTCTGGAAGCTGCGCCGGGTGCTGCACGCGCTCGACTCGCAGCAGGCCATCGAGCTGCTTCTCGACAAGATGAAGCAGACGAAGTCGAACGCCGAGTTCCTGATGCAGATCGCGAAGACGACGCCGACGCCGGGCAACGGCAACGACTAA
- a CDS encoding LCP family protein, with amino-acid sequence MPDESSPATTDPSRPTRGGGGGGRRRKPRAKRSKALVIAACTAAGLVVVAGAGAGFLYFKLNGNIKGVDINAALGTDRPTNVDNGSMDILVLGSDSRSGANAKYGEDGGGARSDTAMVVHVYKGHKKASVVSIPRDTLVTRPTCTDSAGNTVAGGSQQMFNTAYEVGGPACAVKTVEKMSGIRMDHYVEVDFSGFKKLINTLGGVDITTQQAINDDKSHLHLAAGTHTLTGEQALGLVRTRHAVGDGSDLGRIQLQQAFMKALINQIKDVGVFTSPKKLYDLADTATSAVTTDSELNSVKELAGFAGGLKGIGAGDMKMVTLPVQYDPADPNRVLPLEKAGARVWAALKADQPVPASAIKNSAGDKGSAGSVVTSH; translated from the coding sequence ATGCCTGACGAGAGCAGCCCCGCGACCACCGATCCGAGCCGCCCCACCCGTGGCGGCGGAGGTGGCGGCCGACGGCGCAAGCCGCGCGCCAAGCGCAGCAAGGCCCTCGTCATCGCGGCCTGCACCGCGGCGGGACTCGTCGTCGTGGCGGGCGCGGGCGCCGGCTTCCTGTACTTCAAGCTCAACGGGAACATCAAGGGCGTCGACATCAACGCCGCGCTCGGCACCGACCGTCCCACGAACGTCGACAACGGCTCGATGGACATCCTCGTCCTCGGCTCGGACTCGCGCTCCGGCGCGAACGCCAAGTACGGCGAGGACGGCGGCGGCGCCCGCTCCGACACCGCGATGGTCGTCCACGTGTACAAGGGCCACAAGAAGGCCAGCGTGGTCTCCATACCGCGCGACACCCTCGTGACACGGCCGACCTGCACCGACAGCGCCGGGAACACGGTCGCGGGCGGCAGCCAGCAGATGTTCAACACGGCGTACGAGGTCGGCGGCCCGGCCTGCGCCGTCAAGACGGTCGAGAAGATGTCCGGGATCCGCATGGACCACTACGTCGAGGTCGACTTCTCGGGCTTCAAGAAGCTCATCAACACCCTCGGCGGCGTCGACATCACCACCCAGCAGGCCATCAACGACGACAAGAGCCATCTGCACCTGGCGGCCGGCACGCACACCCTCACCGGCGAGCAGGCGCTCGGCCTCGTCCGTACCCGGCACGCCGTCGGCGACGGCAGCGACCTGGGCCGAATACAGCTCCAGCAGGCCTTCATGAAGGCGCTGATCAACCAGATCAAGGACGTCGGCGTCTTCACCAGCCCCAAGAAGCTCTACGACCTCGCGGACACCGCCACCAGCGCCGTCACCACCGACTCCGAGCTCAACTCGGTCAAGGAACTGGCGGGCTTCGCGGGCGGCCTCAAGGGCATCGGCGCCGGCGACATGAAGATGGTGACGCTCCCCGTCCAGTACGACCCCGCCGATCCGAACCGCGTACTCCCGCTGGAGAAGGCGGGCGCGAGGGTATGGGCGGCGCTCAAGGCGGACCAGCCCGTTCCGGCCTCCGCGATCAAGAACTCCGCCGGTGACAAGGGCTCCGCGGGCTCCGTCGTCACCAGCCACTAG
- a CDS encoding trypsin-like serine protease: protein MDISVSGSGRHRRRLGKVLPAAAAGLALIGGGAFAVTSYAGESDTGRVVQPPPGAKTAEPAASSPSPSGDKKVTPRIIGGTTSAASWMVQLVYNDPAGGSYFVCGGTLVAPNKVLTAAHCLHDENGNRQDWGKYGEVAVGTSKSVTVAGNGATYIDVTRSWVRDGYDPDAITNDVALLTLAKPVAQTTLELAGEGDSALYAAGTNATVYGWGLTSSNEDTADIASQLQKVTLPLNSDDACTQNLDPYFQAGKMICAGQLGTGDDSTGKTTCPGDSGGPLVVGDKVVGIVSWGISQGKQVCNVSGTYEAFTKVSTYQSKVRPRIDDTDISRNGKADLFVRAASGGKGYVKESTGSGFATRKTLTGSWSAYNLVLQADMNRDGYQDFIIRRRSDGAVYWRHRSASSSTYTDTKIASDWATRKFIVAPGDVTGDRFPDLLSATSGGTLYLYPGKGDGTYGTRTTVGSGYQVFNSLRGKGDFTGDGRSDLIARGSGGKLYLLKGTGKASAPFETGVQVRTWDGYNAFAAPGDVTGDGKADYVARTPGGTLYLYPGTGTASSEIFATRIKIGTGYTQYNVFG from the coding sequence GTGGACATATCTGTATCCGGCTCCGGCCGGCACCGTCGAAGACTCGGCAAGGTGCTGCCGGCCGCCGCGGCCGGGCTCGCGCTGATCGGCGGAGGCGCGTTCGCCGTCACCTCTTATGCGGGGGAGTCCGACACCGGCCGGGTCGTGCAGCCGCCGCCCGGCGCGAAGACCGCGGAGCCTGCGGCGTCCTCCCCGTCGCCGAGCGGAGACAAGAAGGTCACGCCCCGCATCATCGGCGGCACCACGAGCGCCGCCTCCTGGATGGTGCAGCTCGTCTACAACGACCCCGCCGGCGGCTCGTACTTCGTCTGCGGCGGCACCCTGGTCGCGCCCAACAAGGTGCTCACCGCCGCGCACTGCCTGCACGACGAGAACGGCAACCGGCAGGACTGGGGCAAGTACGGCGAAGTCGCCGTGGGCACCAGCAAGAGCGTCACCGTCGCCGGCAACGGCGCCACGTACATCGACGTCACCCGCAGCTGGGTGCGCGACGGCTACGACCCCGACGCCATCACGAACGACGTCGCCCTGCTCACCCTCGCCAAGCCGGTCGCCCAGACCACGCTGGAGCTGGCCGGAGAGGGTGACAGCGCGCTGTACGCCGCCGGCACGAACGCCACCGTGTACGGCTGGGGCCTCACCAGCTCGAACGAGGACACCGCCGACATCGCGTCCCAGCTGCAGAAGGTCACCCTGCCGCTGAACTCCGACGACGCCTGCACCCAGAACCTCGACCCGTACTTCCAGGCCGGGAAGATGATCTGCGCCGGACAGCTCGGCACCGGCGACGACAGCACCGGCAAGACCACGTGCCCGGGTGACTCCGGCGGCCCGCTCGTCGTGGGCGACAAGGTGGTCGGCATCGTGTCCTGGGGCATCAGCCAGGGCAAGCAGGTCTGCAACGTCTCCGGCACGTACGAGGCGTTCACCAAGGTCTCCACGTACCAGTCCAAGGTCCGTCCGCGCATCGACGACACCGACATCAGCCGCAACGGCAAGGCCGACCTCTTCGTCCGCGCCGCGTCCGGCGGCAAGGGGTACGTCAAGGAGTCCACGGGCAGCGGGTTCGCCACGCGCAAGACGCTGACCGGGTCCTGGAGCGCGTACAACCTGGTCCTCCAGGCCGACATGAACCGCGACGGGTACCAGGACTTCATCATCCGCCGCCGGTCCGACGGGGCCGTCTACTGGCGCCACCGGTCCGCGTCCAGCTCGACGTACACGGACACGAAGATCGCGAGCGACTGGGCGACGCGGAAGTTCATCGTGGCGCCCGGTGACGTCACCGGCGACCGGTTCCCCGACCTGCTTTCGGCGACCTCCGGCGGCACGCTCTACCTGTACCCCGGCAAGGGCGACGGGACGTACGGCACCCGCACCACCGTCGGCAGCGGCTACCAGGTCTTCAACTCCCTGCGCGGCAAGGGCGACTTCACGGGTGACGGCAGGAGCGACCTGATCGCCCGCGGCAGCGGCGGCAAGCTGTACCTCCTCAAGGGCACCGGCAAGGCGTCCGCGCCCTTCGAGACCGGTGTGCAGGTGCGCACCTGGGACGGGTACAACGCGTTCGCGGCGCCGGGTGACGTGACCGGCGACGGCAAGGCCGACTACGTGGCCCGCACGCCCGGCGGCACGCTCTATCTGTACCCGGGCACGGGGACCGCCTCCTCGGAGATCTTTGCCACACGCATCAAGATCGGGACCGGCTACACGCAGTACAACGTCTTCGGATAA
- the prfA gene encoding peptide chain release factor 1 — protein MFEAVEDLIGEHADLEKKLADPSVHADQANARKLNKRYAELTPIVATYRSWKQTGDDIETARELAADDPDFAAEVKDLEKQRAEITEKLRLLLVPRDPNDDKDVILEVKAGAGGDESALFAGDLLRMYLRYAERVGWKTEIIDATESELGGYKDVQVAVKTKGGNGATEPGQGVWARLKYEGGVHRVQRVPSTESQGRIHTSAAGVLVTPEAEDVDVEIHANDLRIDVYRSSGPGGQSVNTTDSAVRITHLPTGVVASCQNEKSQLQNKEQAMRILRSRLLAAAVEKAEAEAADARRSQVRTVDRSEKIRTYNFPENRISDHRVGFKAYNLDQVLDGELDPVIQACVDADSAAKLAAA, from the coding sequence ATGTTCGAGGCCGTCGAGGACCTCATCGGTGAGCACGCCGATCTCGAGAAGAAGCTCGCGGACCCCTCGGTCCACGCCGACCAGGCGAACGCGCGCAAGCTCAACAAGCGCTACGCCGAGCTGACCCCGATCGTCGCCACCTACCGCTCCTGGAAGCAGACCGGTGACGACATCGAGACCGCGCGCGAACTCGCCGCGGACGACCCGGACTTCGCCGCCGAGGTCAAGGACCTCGAGAAGCAGCGCGCGGAGATCACCGAGAAGCTGCGGCTCCTGCTGGTCCCCCGGGACCCCAACGACGACAAGGACGTCATCCTCGAGGTCAAGGCGGGCGCGGGCGGCGACGAGTCGGCCCTCTTCGCCGGCGACCTGCTGCGCATGTACCTGCGGTACGCGGAGCGCGTCGGCTGGAAGACCGAGATCATCGACGCCACCGAGTCCGAACTGGGCGGCTACAAGGACGTCCAGGTCGCCGTGAAGACCAAGGGCGGCAACGGCGCGACCGAGCCCGGCCAGGGCGTCTGGGCCCGCCTGAAGTACGAGGGCGGCGTGCACCGCGTGCAGCGTGTGCCGTCGACCGAGTCGCAGGGCCGCATCCACACCTCCGCGGCCGGCGTCCTCGTGACGCCCGAGGCCGAGGACGTCGACGTCGAGATCCACGCGAACGACCTCCGCATCGACGTCTACCGCTCGTCGGGCCCCGGCGGCCAGTCCGTCAACACGACGGACTCCGCGGTGCGCATCACGCACCTGCCCACCGGAGTGGTCGCCTCCTGCCAGAACGAGAAGAGCCAGCTCCAGAACAAGGAGCAGGCGATGCGTATCCTGCGCTCCAGGCTTCTCGCGGCAGCAGTGGAGAAGGCCGAGGCCGAGGCCGCGGACGCGCGCCGCAGCCAGGTCCGTACCGTCGACCGCTCCGAGAAGATCCGTACATACAACTTCCCGGAGAACCGCATCTCGGACCACCGCGTCGGTTTCAAGGCGTACAACTTGGACCAGGTGCTCGACGGTGAGCTCGACCCGGTGATCCAGGCCTGCGTCGACGCCGACTCGGCCGCCAAGCTCGCCGCCGCCTAA